The following proteins are co-located in the Paenibacillus sp. FSL H8-0079 genome:
- a CDS encoding AAA family ATPase, translated as MKFVIIFGPQAVGKMTVGQELEKITNLKLFHNHMTIELVSPYFSYGTPQGKRLVNLFRQEIFEEVAKSDLPGLIFTFVWAFDLEQDGEYIRQISELFTSHGGQVCYVELEADTSERLERNKSPHRLLHKPTKRDISWSERELLDTMKKYRLNSEPGEITHEHYIRIDNTHKSPAEVAQLIQERFNLQSEKRLT; from the coding sequence ATGAAATTTGTGATTATTTTTGGTCCGCAGGCAGTGGGCAAAATGACAGTTGGACAAGAACTGGAGAAGATAACGAATCTAAAATTGTTTCATAACCATATGACCATTGAACTGGTGTCTCCTTATTTTAGTTATGGTACACCACAAGGCAAAAGACTGGTGAATCTGTTCCGTCAGGAGATTTTTGAAGAAGTGGCGAAGAGTGACCTGCCGGGTCTGATTTTCACATTTGTATGGGCGTTTGATCTGGAGCAAGACGGAGAGTACATTCGTCAAATCAGTGAATTGTTTACATCTCATGGAGGTCAGGTCTGTTATGTGGAACTGGAGGCGGATACATCGGAAAGATTGGAGCGTAACAAGAGCCCACATCGCCTGCTGCATAAGCCAACCAAGCGTGACATCTCGTGGTCTGAGCGAGAGTTACTTGATACGATGAAGAAATATCGATTGAACTCGGAACCAGGAGAAATCACGCATGAGCACTACATAAGGATTGATAACACGCACAAGAGCCCGGCTGAAGTGGCACAGTTAATCCAGGAACGCTTTAATTTGCAATCTGAAAAACGTCTAACTTAG
- a CDS encoding beta-glucoside-specific PTS transporter subunit IIABC, which yields MKHEQLAKDILSGVGGKQNINSVVHCATRLRFKLKNDSNAKTDDLKNLPGVITVMQSGGQYQVVVGNEVSDVYKALLQVGNMNADEPVSNDDDSESSGKKESLLGRFIDLISGVFTPILGLLAATGMIKGFLSMFTSLEWLDPASGTYQLLNAAGDCLFYFFPIFLGYTAMKKFGGSPFLGMAIGASLVYPTLSGLSGGEPLYTLFAGTLFESPIHITFLGIPVILMSYSSSVIPIIVAAYFGAKVEAFFKKIIPSVVRTFLTPFFTILIVVPVTFLLIGPIATWASQLIGAGVSGIYDLSPLVTGIVVGGLWQVLVIFGLHWGIVPIMLLNLSTLKADPILAMMFAASFAQIGAVLGVMLKTKNTKLKSLGVPAFVSGIFGVTEPAIYGLTLPLKKPFIMSCISSAVAGGIIGFAGSKMFVFASGIFGVPALISPTAGINYEFWMAMIATVIAFVLSFVLVYFVGFKDPANPEAAKQTPEPVKEEKAAVEPNPNNRYEISSPMTGDVVPLQEINDATFAGEHMGKGIAIRPTSGRVVSPINGVVQTIYRTKHAIGLVDDQGVEILIHIGQDTVQLKGQHFTAHVKDGDRVSVGDLIVEFDLQAIIEAGYETVTPIIVTNTADYLDVVATTDRKVQEKDKLITVIG from the coding sequence ATGAAACACGAACAATTAGCTAAAGACATTCTGTCTGGAGTTGGTGGTAAACAGAACATTAACAGCGTGGTACACTGCGCGACGAGACTTCGTTTCAAATTAAAAAATGACAGTAATGCCAAAACAGACGATCTCAAAAATCTGCCCGGAGTCATAACGGTAATGCAAAGCGGGGGACAATATCAGGTTGTCGTGGGTAACGAAGTGTCTGATGTGTATAAAGCCTTGCTACAAGTTGGTAATATGAATGCAGATGAACCAGTCTCAAATGATGATGATTCTGAATCTTCCGGTAAAAAAGAAAGTCTTCTGGGTCGGTTTATCGACTTGATCTCAGGTGTATTTACACCAATTCTCGGCTTGCTAGCTGCAACAGGGATGATCAAAGGTTTCCTGTCCATGTTTACTTCTCTCGAATGGCTGGACCCGGCTTCAGGAACATATCAATTGTTGAATGCTGCAGGTGACTGTCTATTCTACTTCTTCCCAATCTTCCTGGGTTACACAGCAATGAAAAAATTCGGTGGATCTCCATTCCTCGGGATGGCTATCGGAGCATCACTTGTATATCCGACCTTATCCGGTCTTAGCGGTGGAGAACCGTTGTATACGTTATTTGCAGGCACATTGTTTGAATCGCCGATTCATATCACGTTCCTGGGTATTCCCGTTATTTTGATGAGCTATTCCTCATCCGTAATTCCGATTATTGTTGCTGCTTATTTTGGAGCAAAAGTGGAAGCGTTCTTCAAAAAGATCATTCCGTCTGTTGTAAGAACGTTCCTTACGCCATTCTTTACGATTCTAATTGTTGTTCCAGTAACATTCCTTTTGATTGGTCCAATCGCGACATGGGCAAGTCAGCTGATAGGTGCAGGCGTATCGGGCATCTATGACTTGAGTCCATTGGTGACAGGTATTGTTGTTGGTGGATTGTGGCAAGTATTGGTTATCTTCGGATTACACTGGGGTATCGTGCCAATCATGCTGCTCAATCTGTCCACACTGAAAGCAGATCCGATTCTGGCTATGATGTTTGCTGCTTCCTTTGCTCAGATTGGTGCTGTTCTTGGAGTTATGCTTAAAACGAAAAATACCAAACTCAAATCACTGGGTGTTCCTGCCTTTGTGTCCGGGATCTTCGGTGTAACTGAGCCTGCTATTTATGGTCTTACATTGCCCCTGAAAAAGCCATTTATTATGAGTTGTATTTCTTCTGCAGTAGCTGGTGGTATTATTGGATTCGCAGGTTCCAAAATGTTTGTGTTTGCTTCAGGTATCTTCGGTGTTCCAGCGCTAATTAGTCCAACAGCAGGAATTAACTATGAATTCTGGATGGCTATGATTGCTACAGTTATTGCTTTTGTACTAAGCTTTGTTCTCGTGTATTTTGTAGGATTCAAAGATCCTGCTAATCCGGAAGCTGCCAAACAGACTCCAGAGCCGGTAAAAGAAGAGAAGGCTGCAGTTGAGCCTAATCCAAATAATCGTTATGAAATTTCCAGCCCGATGACGGGTGATGTGGTTCCTCTGCAAGAAATTAATGATGCTACATTTGCTGGTGAACATATGGGTAAAGGTATTGCTATTCGTCCAACCAGTGGAAGAGTCGTGTCTCCGATTAATGGTGTCGTACAGACGATTTACCGTACCAAACATGCCATTGGTCTTGTAGATGATCAAGGTGTAGAGATTCTGATCCACATCGGTCAGGATACGGTACAGCTCAAAGGTCAGCATTTCACTGCACATGTGAAAGACGGAGATCGTGTGAGCGTGGGTGACTTGATCGTTGAATTCGATCTGCAGGCTATTATTGAGGCGGGATATGAGACCGTAACACCGATTATTGTAACCAACACGGCTGATTATTTGGACGTGGTTGCTACAACAGATCGTAAAGTGCAAGAGAAGGATAAATTGATTACAGTTATCGGTTAA
- a CDS encoding family 78 glycoside hydrolase catalytic domain, which translates to MFNVSHLRCEYRMNPIGLDVKSPRLSWQLQSDRRNCMQSAYQIQLSLTEDFDGIVWDSGEISTDQSIHVELNQFQPSPRTRYYYRIRAWDDAGSDSGWSETAYFEMGLMDSNNRWQAEWITAQPTDDGDTSCPRMRKQFKVKQPVTSARIYVTALGLYELHLNNTRVGEDYFTPGWTSYRKRLQYQTYDVTHLLQDGQNILGAYLGDGWYRGYLGWNKEREIFGSTSALLLELHIKYADGSEEWILSNGDWTAAPSAIRMSDIYMGETYDARMESDWSDSSQVSWLPVNVLEHPKDIIVAQENVPVTQVEQLQPIALLTTPQGDRVIDMGQNMVGWVKFSIQGKAGQTVELHHAEILDHEGNFYTDNLRAAKQCIRYTCKGDGVETFEPHFTFQGFRYVKLAGFPEHIRLDEFAGIVLHSNMEQTGQFSCSSPLVNQLHHNILWGQKGNFLDVPTDCPQRDERLGWTGDAQMFVRTSSYLMNTASFFTKWLRDLEADQGADGGIPFFVPDLRSSTSQGWGDTSHSSAAWGDAAVICPWTIYEMYGDARLLAEQYRSMQRWIEYIHVQGDNPYLWNTGFHFGDWLGLDSKPDSYVGATDTDYVATAFYAYSVSLTQKAAEVLGKTDDAEYYKQLHTNIVHAFRNEFVTPAGKIAVPTQTAHVLALQFDLLDATARTRAVEQLAKLVKEAGNHLTTGFVGTPYLNPVLSDAGLHDLAYTLLFQEDYPSWLYQVTQGATTVWEHWDGIKEDGSLWSADMNSFNHYAYGAIGEWLYRYVAGIRSDEHQPGFRMVHIEPQPGPGLDWVEASLETMYGQVASSWHRLAEGEMEIRVHIPANTRGTVRLPGAGAQIVLEQGKPLDQVSEVQVIRSIGDDVEITLGSGSYQFMYKDTDAKRGRDVQEATLTESV; encoded by the coding sequence ATGTTCAACGTTAGTCACCTTCGCTGTGAGTATAGAATGAATCCGATTGGCCTCGATGTAAAATCACCGAGATTAAGCTGGCAGTTGCAGTCTGATCGTCGGAACTGCATGCAATCCGCATACCAGATCCAGCTGTCATTGACGGAAGATTTTGATGGGATTGTATGGGATTCTGGCGAGATAAGTACGGATCAGTCCATACATGTGGAGTTAAACCAGTTTCAGCCTTCTCCGCGAACGCGATACTACTACCGGATTCGGGCATGGGATGATGCAGGAAGTGATTCGGGCTGGTCCGAAACGGCTTATTTCGAGATGGGACTTATGGACAGCAACAACCGCTGGCAAGCGGAATGGATTACAGCTCAACCAACAGATGATGGAGATACGTCATGCCCACGTATGCGCAAGCAGTTTAAAGTGAAACAACCTGTTACATCTGCCAGAATATATGTGACAGCACTTGGATTATACGAGTTGCATCTGAACAACACAAGAGTAGGAGAAGATTATTTTACACCTGGCTGGACCTCTTATCGTAAGCGGTTACAATATCAAACCTATGATGTTACCCACCTGCTTCAGGATGGACAGAATATATTGGGTGCGTATCTTGGAGATGGCTGGTACCGAGGGTATCTTGGCTGGAACAAAGAACGGGAGATATTCGGTTCAACATCCGCATTGCTGCTGGAATTGCATATAAAATACGCAGATGGTTCGGAGGAATGGATTTTATCTAACGGGGATTGGACGGCTGCTCCAAGTGCCATTCGCATGTCGGACATCTATATGGGGGAGACGTATGATGCACGAATGGAGTCCGATTGGTCGGATTCCTCTCAGGTGAGTTGGTTACCCGTAAACGTATTGGAGCACCCGAAAGATATCATCGTTGCGCAGGAGAACGTACCCGTCACCCAAGTCGAACAGTTACAGCCAATTGCTTTGCTGACAACTCCACAGGGAGATCGTGTAATAGACATGGGGCAGAATATGGTGGGATGGGTGAAATTCAGCATTCAAGGTAAGGCGGGTCAGACGGTTGAGCTGCACCATGCTGAGATATTGGATCATGAAGGCAACTTCTACACGGATAATCTTCGCGCCGCCAAGCAGTGTATTCGCTACACTTGCAAGGGGGATGGCGTGGAAACATTTGAACCGCATTTTACGTTCCAAGGGTTTCGTTATGTGAAGCTGGCTGGCTTCCCGGAACACATTCGTCTGGATGAATTCGCCGGAATAGTACTGCACTCGAATATGGAGCAAACAGGTCAGTTCTCATGCTCCAGTCCACTGGTGAACCAACTGCATCACAATATATTGTGGGGGCAAAAAGGGAATTTCCTTGATGTGCCAACAGACTGTCCACAGAGGGATGAACGGCTCGGGTGGACCGGTGATGCACAGATGTTTGTCCGCACGTCCTCCTACCTGATGAACACGGCGTCCTTCTTCACCAAATGGTTGCGGGATCTGGAAGCGGATCAGGGAGCAGATGGAGGTATTCCATTCTTCGTTCCGGATCTCAGAAGTTCCACGTCACAAGGATGGGGGGACACCAGTCATTCTTCTGCCGCTTGGGGTGATGCAGCAGTCATCTGTCCATGGACCATCTATGAGATGTATGGGGATGCCAGATTGCTGGCTGAGCAATATAGGAGCATGCAACGTTGGATTGAATACATTCACGTGCAGGGTGACAATCCGTATCTGTGGAACACGGGATTCCACTTTGGCGATTGGTTGGGACTGGACTCCAAGCCCGATAGTTATGTGGGCGCAACGGACACGGACTATGTGGCAACTGCATTCTATGCCTATTCGGTTTCGTTAACTCAAAAAGCGGCTGAGGTGCTTGGAAAGACAGATGATGCTGAATATTACAAGCAGTTGCATACGAACATTGTTCATGCGTTTCGAAATGAATTCGTGACTCCAGCCGGCAAAATTGCTGTTCCAACGCAAACAGCGCATGTTCTTGCACTTCAATTTGACCTACTGGACGCCACTGCCCGAACTCGTGCTGTCGAACAATTGGCGAAACTCGTGAAAGAGGCGGGCAATCATCTTACTACAGGCTTCGTGGGCACACCTTATCTGAATCCGGTATTGAGTGATGCAGGTCTTCACGACCTGGCTTATACCTTACTTTTTCAAGAGGATTATCCGTCCTGGCTATATCAGGTGACTCAAGGCGCAACGACTGTCTGGGAACATTGGGATGGGATCAAAGAGGATGGCAGTCTCTGGAGCGCTGACATGAATTCATTTAACCACTATGCGTACGGGGCGATTGGGGAATGGTTGTATCGTTATGTTGCTGGCATTCGGTCCGATGAACATCAGCCAGGATTCCGAATGGTGCATATCGAGCCGCAACCTGGACCAGGACTGGACTGGGTAGAAGCGAGTTTGGAGACGATGTATGGTCAAGTTGCTTCAAGTTGGCATCGGTTGGCGGAGGGCGAAATGGAGATACGGGTGCATATTCCTGCCAATACAAGAGGTACGGTGCGTCTTCCTGGCGCAGGTGCACAGATCGTTTTGGAGCAAGGGAAACCGTTGGATCAGGTGAGTGAAGTTCAGGTTATTCGCAGCATTGGAGACGATGTTGAAATCACACTGGGATCTGGAAGTTACCAATTCATGTACAAGGACACGGATGCGAAGAGGGGACGAGATGTTCAGGAGGCTACATTGACAGAGTCCGTATAA
- a CDS encoding beta-glucoside-specific PTS transporter subunit IIABC: MSNYDQLAKDILTRVGGRENVNSVFHCVTRLRFKLKNESVAKTEELKNLPGVITVMQSGGQYQVVIGNEVPDVYKAVVKAGNFPSEGQFEEEADNSGKKVGLFSRFIDMISGVFTPLLGLLAATGMIKGFTAMFLSFGWITDTSGTYQLLNATGDCLFYFFPIFLGYTAIKKFGGSPFLGMAVGASLVYPTLSGLTAGDPLYTLFTGTLFESPIHITFLGIPVILMSYSTSVIPIIIATFFAVKIERFFKNVIPKVVSTFLVPFFTLLVIVPATFILIGPVSTWAGQLIGAGATGIYDLSPVATGLIIGGLWQVFVLFGLHWGLVPVMLLNLSTSGADPVVAMSFAASFAQTGAVLAVMLKTKNTKLKSLGIPAFISGIFGVTEPAIYGLTLPLKKPFIMSCIAGGIGGGILGLAGSKLYIFGGLGVFGFPSFINKATGVDSGFYMALVACGIAFILGFILTYVVGFKDKVEATPAPAPVLDPNPNSRYEIVSPMAGEVVALKEINDVTFAGEHMGKGIAIRPTSGRVVSPITGVVQTVYRTKHAIGLVSDDGVEMLIHIGQDTVKLKGQHFTTHVKDGDRVNAGDLIVEFDLQAIKDAGYETVTPIIVTNTSKYLDVVGTKDASVHEKDKLITVLS; encoded by the coding sequence ATGAGCAACTACGATCAATTGGCTAAGGATATTCTGACACGTGTAGGTGGTCGTGAGAACGTAAACAGTGTATTCCATTGTGTAACAAGACTACGGTTTAAACTGAAAAATGAAAGCGTAGCCAAAACAGAGGAACTTAAAAATCTGCCAGGTGTTATTACCGTCATGCAAAGTGGTGGACAATATCAAGTCGTTATCGGCAACGAAGTGCCGGATGTATATAAAGCAGTTGTTAAAGCGGGTAATTTCCCGAGCGAAGGTCAGTTTGAGGAGGAAGCAGACAACTCAGGCAAGAAAGTTGGTTTGTTCAGTCGATTTATCGACATGATCTCCGGTGTGTTCACACCACTACTCGGTTTGCTGGCTGCAACAGGTATGATCAAAGGTTTCACAGCCATGTTTTTATCATTTGGATGGATTACAGATACTTCCGGAACGTACCAACTGTTGAATGCAACCGGTGACTGTCTGTTCTACTTCTTCCCAATCTTCCTGGGTTACACGGCAATCAAGAAGTTTGGCGGCTCACCGTTCCTGGGTATGGCGGTAGGTGCTTCGTTAGTTTATCCTACGCTGTCCGGCTTGACTGCGGGAGATCCATTGTACACTTTGTTTACAGGTACGTTGTTTGAATCACCAATTCACATTACGTTCCTGGGTATTCCGGTAATTTTGATGAGCTATTCAACATCGGTTATTCCGATCATTATCGCTACATTCTTCGCAGTGAAAATTGAAAGATTCTTCAAAAATGTTATTCCTAAAGTCGTTAGCACGTTCCTTGTTCCATTCTTTACTTTGCTCGTTATCGTTCCAGCAACGTTCATTCTGATTGGTCCAGTGTCCACTTGGGCAGGCCAATTGATTGGTGCAGGAGCAACAGGTATCTACGACTTAAGTCCAGTTGCAACAGGCTTGATTATCGGTGGATTGTGGCAAGTGTTTGTACTGTTTGGACTTCACTGGGGACTCGTGCCGGTTATGCTTCTCAACCTAAGCACATCCGGTGCTGACCCGGTGGTTGCGATGTCATTCGCTGCTTCTTTCGCTCAAACGGGTGCTGTACTTGCAGTGATGTTGAAAACCAAAAACACGAAATTGAAATCATTAGGTATTCCTGCCTTCATATCGGGTATCTTCGGTGTAACTGAGCCAGCTATCTATGGTTTGACACTTCCACTGAAAAAACCGTTTATCATGAGCTGTATTGCAGGTGGTATCGGTGGCGGTATCTTGGGATTGGCCGGTTCGAAATTATACATCTTTGGTGGACTGGGTGTGTTCGGATTCCCAAGCTTCATTAATAAAGCAACAGGCGTTGATTCCGGATTCTATATGGCTCTGGTAGCATGTGGTATCGCGTTCATCCTTGGTTTTATTCTGACATACGTGGTTGGATTCAAAGACAAAGTAGAAGCTACACCAGCTCCAGCACCTGTACTTGATCCAAACCCGAACAGCAGATACGAAATCGTAAGCCCAATGGCTGGTGAGGTTGTTGCACTGAAAGAAATTAATGACGTAACGTTTGCAGGAGAGCACATGGGTAAAGGGATTGCGATTCGTCCAACCAGTGGCAGAGTGGTATCTCCAATCACAGGTGTCGTTCAAACCGTATATCGTACCAAACATGCCATTGGTCTTGTAAGCGATGATGGTGTAGAGATGCTGATCCATATTGGACAGGATACAGTGAAGCTGAAAGGTCAACATTTTACAACACATGTGAAAGACGGAGACCGTGTTAATGCAGGCGATCTGATTGTTGAGTTTGATCTGCAAGCGATTAAGGATGCAGGGTATGAAACGGTTACACCGATCATTGTCACTAATACTTCAAAATATCTGGACGTTGTAGGAACCAAAGATGCATCCGTTCATGAGAAAGATAAATTGATCACGGTTTTAAGCTAA
- a CDS encoding acyltransferase yields MNQPVNRPRRIEYLDLYRAFAIMAVVAIHATSTAVAHYPKNTLDHDVYYFWNTFLQFAVPAFLFLSSLVLFYNYSSKVNEKGWMIAFYKKRLFNVFVPYVVWSLIYFAIKQLLAGKEPLTHGVQFAKQLVLGTAHTHLYFFLIILQFYIVFPWLLSLTRHRLFKRYLPLYFIAAQALFYALHLQFHFERTGSLLPSYLIVIGFGAWIGLNFEWALKKLYTHRYVLIATLLSGGAIFIYGNAYIKTTFAAFPMVTYTVLFLFRNLFTLSACLLLLIFSERIGTGKHTEVRKATRVLDSLGTVAFGVFLMHPLVLLFWRREFTDDLARHFSVGIILSYVVALLISWMCAMGLRRMKWGWILIGR; encoded by the coding sequence ATGAATCAACCGGTTAATCGGCCCCGGCGTATTGAGTATCTGGATCTCTATCGTGCTTTTGCGATTATGGCAGTTGTAGCCATCCATGCTACTTCAACAGCAGTTGCGCATTACCCCAAGAACACGTTAGATCATGATGTGTATTACTTCTGGAACACGTTTTTGCAATTTGCCGTTCCAGCGTTTCTGTTCCTGTCATCCTTGGTCTTGTTCTATAACTACAGCTCCAAGGTGAATGAGAAGGGTTGGATGATCGCTTTTTATAAGAAGCGTTTATTTAATGTATTTGTACCCTATGTGGTGTGGTCCCTTATCTATTTTGCCATTAAACAGCTGCTTGCGGGCAAAGAACCTTTGACCCATGGTGTTCAATTTGCCAAACAATTAGTGTTGGGAACTGCTCATACACACTTGTACTTTTTTCTGATTATTCTTCAGTTTTATATCGTGTTTCCATGGCTTCTGTCACTTACACGCCATCGTCTGTTTAAACGTTACTTGCCATTATACTTTATTGCTGCTCAGGCCCTATTCTATGCACTACATTTGCAGTTTCACTTCGAACGAACAGGCAGTTTGCTACCTAGCTATTTGATCGTGATCGGATTTGGTGCATGGATTGGGTTAAACTTTGAATGGGCTTTGAAGAAACTGTATACACACCGTTATGTGCTTATAGCTACATTGTTGAGCGGAGGTGCCATTTTTATATATGGTAATGCTTATATCAAAACCACTTTCGCTGCATTCCCGATGGTAACCTATACCGTGCTGTTTCTGTTCCGAAATCTGTTTACTCTGTCAGCCTGCTTGCTTCTGCTGATCTTCAGTGAACGAATCGGCACTGGAAAACATACCGAGGTTCGTAAAGCTACACGTGTTCTGGACTCTTTGGGTACCGTTGCGTTCGGTGTATTTTTAATGCATCCACTCGTACTGCTCTTCTGGAGACGCGAATTCACAGATGACCTGGCTCGGCACTTCAGCGTGGGCATCATTCTATCTTATGTTGTGGCGCTCCTGATTTCATGGATGTGCGCGATGGGATTGCGCCGGATGAAGTGGGGATGGATACTGATCGGACGTTAA
- a CDS encoding PRD domain-containing protein yields the protein MKIEKVLNNNAVVAMNDEQEVIIIGRGIAYQKRAGDMVSEQHIDKIFTLQNEDIQENFKALISSIPLEYMKVSEEIIAYAKLKLGKKLNESIYLHLTDHIHFAIERYRKNLPIRNGLIWETKQLYKEEYEVGMEALNMICDQFGVILPEDEAGFMALHFVNAALNEEMPNIKSMTQVMQEILTIIKYHFKIDFDENSLTFYRFVTHLKFFAQRLVKGKHYKSNNDDELFLMIQKKYPAAHKCSEKIKKFIESNYTYQLTDEEMMYLTIHIERVVNATSE from the coding sequence GTGAAAATCGAGAAGGTGCTGAACAATAATGCTGTAGTTGCAATGAATGACGAGCAGGAAGTTATTATCATTGGCCGGGGGATTGCTTATCAGAAGCGGGCGGGTGATATGGTTTCCGAGCAGCATATCGACAAGATATTTACTTTACAGAATGAAGATATTCAGGAAAACTTCAAGGCATTAATCTCAAGCATTCCTCTGGAATACATGAAAGTATCCGAGGAAATCATCGCTTATGCCAAATTAAAACTTGGCAAGAAATTGAATGAGAGCATTTACTTACATCTCACAGATCATATTCACTTTGCCATTGAGCGATATCGCAAGAATCTGCCCATACGCAACGGTTTAATCTGGGAGACAAAGCAGTTATACAAAGAGGAATACGAAGTCGGAATGGAAGCGCTCAATATGATCTGTGATCAGTTTGGTGTGATCTTGCCCGAGGACGAAGCCGGTTTTATGGCACTTCACTTTGTGAATGCAGCTTTGAATGAGGAAATGCCTAACATCAAGAGTATGACGCAGGTCATGCAGGAAATCTTGACGATCATCAAGTATCATTTCAAGATTGATTTTGATGAGAACTCACTGACATTCTATCGTTTTGTGACGCATTTGAAGTTTTTCGCTCAACGTTTGGTGAAGGGAAAACATTACAAGAGCAACAACGATGATGAATTGTTCCTGATGATTCAGAAGAAGTATCCAGCAGCACACAAGTGCTCGGAGAAAATCAAGAAATTCATTGAAAGCAACTACACGTATCAACTTACTGACGAAGAAATGATGTACTTAACGATTCATATTGAGAGAGTTGTGAATGCAACTTCTGAATAA
- a CDS encoding GNAT family N-acetyltransferase, with product MGKEHVRLIKPSRAYKDAYLAFYEDWVRSGELMVPWVISKDPYAFDEMLAFLQRNEQGIDIPESWVKDSTYWLVTESQQIVGAVNIRHELNDRLYNSGGHIGYGIRPGERNNGYGSDILRLSLEKTRELGITKVLVVCDAMNEPSRRVILRNGGIRDVDYVESNGNVIERFWIENVE from the coding sequence ATGGGGAAAGAACACGTTAGATTAATTAAACCATCACGAGCATATAAGGATGCGTATTTGGCATTTTATGAAGACTGGGTCAGAAGTGGAGAATTGATGGTACCTTGGGTCATTTCCAAAGATCCTTATGCGTTTGATGAGATGTTGGCCTTTTTACAGCGCAATGAACAAGGCATCGACATCCCGGAAAGCTGGGTCAAAGACAGTACATACTGGCTGGTCACGGAGAGTCAACAAATCGTGGGTGCCGTGAATATAAGGCATGAGCTTAATGATAGACTATACAATAGCGGAGGGCATATCGGTTATGGCATTCGTCCGGGGGAGCGGAACAATGGCTATGGTTCCGACATTCTCAGGTTGTCGTTGGAGAAAACAAGAGAGCTTGGAATCACCAAAGTATTAGTCGTATGCGACGCGATGAATGAGCCTTCCAGAAGGGTTATCCTTCGTAATGGTGGCATTCGGGATGTAGACTATGTAGAATCCAATGGTAACGTTATTGAACGATTCTGGATAGAGAATGTCGAATAA
- a CDS encoding putative immunity protein, translating to MAKPAFKDAPLRREIEGLAKQQDHHTLACWAAECAERVLHVFEAQQSEDLRALDAIAAGRGWIRGEIAMVDARKAAFAAHAAARESDNPAASAASRAAGHVAATAHVKEHAVHAATYAVKAIFYDCPIEDQERRVLEERTWQYQNLLGGNTDNGERTR from the coding sequence ATGGCAAAACCTGCATTCAAAGATGCACCTTTGCGCCGTGAAATAGAGGGTCTGGCTAAGCAACAGGATCACCATACATTGGCCTGTTGGGCTGCGGAGTGTGCGGAACGTGTCTTGCATGTATTTGAGGCACAGCAGTCGGAGGATCTCCGCGCCCTTGATGCCATTGCTGCAGGACGAGGTTGGATTCGTGGAGAGATTGCCATGGTTGATGCTCGAAAGGCGGCTTTTGCAGCTCATGCTGCGGCACGAGAATCGGACAATCCGGCTGCCTCTGCTGCATCTCGTGCGGCGGGACACGTAGCTGCAACTGCTCATGTGAAGGAGCATGCGGTACATGCTGCAACGTACGCAGTGAAAGCTATCTTTTATGACTGCCCAATCGAAGATCAAGAGCGGCGTGTGCTGGAGGAGAGAACGTGGCAATATCAAAATCTGTTGGGAGGAAATACGGACAATGGGGAAAGAACACGTTAG